Proteins from a genomic interval of Heterodontus francisci isolate sHetFra1 chromosome 31, sHetFra1.hap1, whole genome shotgun sequence:
- the LOC137347224 gene encoding E3 ubiquitin-protein ligase TRIM63-like isoform X1, which yields MDFQPSIIRESSTMETLEKQLICPICLEMFEKPVVILPCQHNLCRKCANDVFQAANPYWQGRGTMISGGRFRCPSCRHEVILDRHGVYGLQRNLLVENIIDIYKEEGISRPLKKGNQPMCDEHEDEKINIYCISCQVPTCSMCKVFGAHKDCEVAPLQNVFQQQKTELTDGIAMLVAGNDRAQVIVDQLEETCKSIEENSRHQKHLLMEQFDRLYTILEQRKDDMLQSITTEQEGKVAFIKDLIRQHREYTEVSSKLVENAIQFLEEPGIAAFLVNAKKLLQKIIDASRTSHIPKYEDGFENMDQFSVNLELAEETLKNITFGIDEEEIEDVETEEEDEEDQAYGQQ from the exons ATGGATTTCCAGCCGAGTATAATTCGAGAATCCAGCACGATGGAGACTCTGGAGAAGCAACTAATCTGCCCAATCTGTCTTGAAATGTTTGAAAAGCCAGTTGTGATCCTGCCTTGCCAACACAATCTGTGCagaaaatgtgccaatgatgtgttCCAG GCTGCTAATCCATATTGGCAGGGTCGAGGTACCATGATTTCTGGAGGCAGATTCAGGTGCCCATCTTGCCGACACGAAGTTATCCTGGATCGTCATGGGGTATATGGGCTGCAGAGGAACCTACTGGTAGAAAACATCATTGATATCTACAAGGAGGAGGGCATCAG CAGACCTTTGAAGAAAGGTAACCAGCCCATGTGTGATGAGCATGAGGATGAAAAAATCAACATTTACTGCATCTCTTGCCAAGTTCCCACCTGCTCAATGTGCAAGGTGTTTGGAGCTCACAAGGACTGCGAGGTGGCCCCTCTACAGAATGTATTTCAACAGCAAAAG ACAGAACTGACTGATGGGATTGCCATGCTTGTGGCTGGCAATGACAGGGCCCAGGTCATTGTGGACCAGTTGGAAGAGACATGCAAAAGCATCGAG GAGAACAGCAGACACCAGAAACACTTGCTCATGGAACAGTTTGACAGGTTATACACCATTCTGGAACAGAGAAAAGATGATATGCTGCAATCAATTACAACAGAACAGGAAGGGAAAGTGGCATTCATCAAGGATCTGATCAGGCAACACAGAGAATATACAGAGGTGTCTTCTAAGCTGGTGGAAAATGCCATTCAATTCTTGGAGGAACCTGGAATTGCTGCCTTCCTCGTT AATGCAAAGAAACTTCTGCAAAA aatCATTGACGCCTCTAGAACTTCTCACATACCGAAATACGAAGATGGGTTTGAGAATATGGATCAGTTTTCAGTGAATCTGGAACTGGCAGAGGAAACCCTGAAAAACATCACATTTGGAATAG ATGAAGAAGAGATAGAAGATGTGGAGACTGAAGAAGAGGATGAGGAAGATCAAGCTTACG gCCAGCAGTGA
- the LOC137347224 gene encoding E3 ubiquitin-protein ligase TRIM63-like isoform X2 → MDFQPSIIRESSTMETLEKQLICPICLEMFEKPVVILPCQHNLCRKCANDVFQAANPYWQGRGTMISGGRFRCPSCRHEVILDRHGVYGLQRNLLVENIIDIYKEEGIRPLKKGNQPMCDEHEDEKINIYCISCQVPTCSMCKVFGAHKDCEVAPLQNVFQQQKTELTDGIAMLVAGNDRAQVIVDQLEETCKSIEENSRHQKHLLMEQFDRLYTILEQRKDDMLQSITTEQEGKVAFIKDLIRQHREYTEVSSKLVENAIQFLEEPGIAAFLVNAKKLLQKIIDASRTSHIPKYEDGFENMDQFSVNLELAEETLKNITFGIDEEEIEDVETEEEDEEDQAYGQQ, encoded by the exons ATGGATTTCCAGCCGAGTATAATTCGAGAATCCAGCACGATGGAGACTCTGGAGAAGCAACTAATCTGCCCAATCTGTCTTGAAATGTTTGAAAAGCCAGTTGTGATCCTGCCTTGCCAACACAATCTGTGCagaaaatgtgccaatgatgtgttCCAG GCTGCTAATCCATATTGGCAGGGTCGAGGTACCATGATTTCTGGAGGCAGATTCAGGTGCCCATCTTGCCGACACGAAGTTATCCTGGATCGTCATGGGGTATATGGGCTGCAGAGGAACCTACTGGTAGAAAACATCATTGATATCTACAAGGAGGAGGGCATCAG ACCTTTGAAGAAAGGTAACCAGCCCATGTGTGATGAGCATGAGGATGAAAAAATCAACATTTACTGCATCTCTTGCCAAGTTCCCACCTGCTCAATGTGCAAGGTGTTTGGAGCTCACAAGGACTGCGAGGTGGCCCCTCTACAGAATGTATTTCAACAGCAAAAG ACAGAACTGACTGATGGGATTGCCATGCTTGTGGCTGGCAATGACAGGGCCCAGGTCATTGTGGACCAGTTGGAAGAGACATGCAAAAGCATCGAG GAGAACAGCAGACACCAGAAACACTTGCTCATGGAACAGTTTGACAGGTTATACACCATTCTGGAACAGAGAAAAGATGATATGCTGCAATCAATTACAACAGAACAGGAAGGGAAAGTGGCATTCATCAAGGATCTGATCAGGCAACACAGAGAATATACAGAGGTGTCTTCTAAGCTGGTGGAAAATGCCATTCAATTCTTGGAGGAACCTGGAATTGCTGCCTTCCTCGTT AATGCAAAGAAACTTCTGCAAAA aatCATTGACGCCTCTAGAACTTCTCACATACCGAAATACGAAGATGGGTTTGAGAATATGGATCAGTTTTCAGTGAATCTGGAACTGGCAGAGGAAACCCTGAAAAACATCACATTTGGAATAG ATGAAGAAGAGATAGAAGATGTGGAGACTGAAGAAGAGGATGAGGAAGATCAAGCTTACG gCCAGCAGTGA